GGAAAACATCTGTCGGCTGTAGCCCGCCATCTGGGTGCCTCCAGGAGTTCTGTCTCTCGTTGGTATCAAGCCTACCAGAAGAATGGACCCGACGGTCTTCGCCCCAAACCGATTCCGGGACGCCCTCCCAAGTTGTCTCAAGCCCAGAAAGAGGAGCTTGCGA
This genomic stretch from Acidobacteriota bacterium harbors:
- a CDS encoding helix-turn-helix domain-containing protein, which translates into the protein MRPQGTPQQLEKRRRQAIQLLKQGKHLSAVARHLGASRSSVSRWYQAYQKNGPDGLRPKPIPGRPPKLSQAQKEELA